Proteins from a single region of Thermotoga sp.:
- a CDS encoding ABC transporter substrate-binding protein, with translation MKRFVVLLLVLVALSSLMAQVSLPREDTVYIGGALWGPATTWNLYAPQSTWGTDHFMYLPAFQYDLGRDAWIPVIAERYEFVDDKTLRIYIRPEARWSDGVPITAEDFVYALELTKELGIGPGSGWDTYIEYVKAVDTKVVEFKAKEENLNYFQFLTYSLGAQPMPKHVYERVRAQMNIKDWVNDKPEEQVVSGPYKLYYYDPNIVVYQRIDDWWGKDIFGLPRPKYLAHVIYKDNPSASLAFERGDIDWNGLFIPSVWELWEKKGLPIGTWYSKEPYFIPDGVGFVYINNTKPGLNDPAVRKAIAYAIPYNEMLKKAYFGYGSQAHPSMVIDLFEPYKQYIDYDLAKKTFETEDGRVPFDLEMASKILDEAGYKKGPDGVRVGPDGTKLGPYTISVPYGWTDWMMMCEMIAKNLRSIGIDVKTEFPDYSVWADRMTKGTFDLIISWSVGPSFDHPFNIYR, from the coding sequence ATGAAACGGTTTGTTGTGTTGCTTTTGGTCCTCGTGGCTCTGTCCAGTTTGATGGCCCAAGTTTCTCTGCCACGTGAAGATACCGTTTACATTGGTGGAGCTCTCTGGGGACCTGCTACAACTTGGAACCTTTACGCACCGCAGTCCACATGGGGTACAGATCACTTCATGTATCTTCCGGCTTTCCAGTATGATCTTGGAAGGGACGCATGGATTCCCGTTATCGCAGAAAGGTACGAATTCGTGGATGACAAGACTCTGAGAATCTACATCAGGCCTGAGGCAAGATGGAGCGATGGAGTACCGATCACTGCGGAAGATTTCGTCTACGCACTGGAGTTGACAAAAGAACTTGGCATAGGACCTGGCAGTGGATGGGACACCTACATTGAGTACGTGAAGGCTGTAGACACCAAAGTAGTCGAATTCAAGGCAAAAGAAGAGAACCTTAATTATTTCCAGTTCCTCACTTACTCTCTGGGAGCCCAGCCAATGCCCAAGCACGTTTACGAGAGAGTAAGAGCTCAGATGAATATAAAAGATTGGGTCAACGACAAACCTGAAGAACAGGTTGTTTCCGGTCCGTACAAACTTTACTACTACGATCCCAACATCGTTGTGTACCAGAGAATCGATGACTGGTGGGGTAAAGACATATTCGGACTTCCAAGACCTAAGTACTTGGCTCACGTCATCTACAAAGACAACCCGAGCGCGAGTCTGGCGTTTGAGAGAGGAGACATCGACTGGAACGGTCTCTTCATCCCAAGCGTGTGGGAGCTCTGGGAGAAGAAAGGTCTTCCGATCGGAACATGGTACAGTAAAGAACCCTACTTCATTCCTGATGGTGTGGGATTCGTGTATATCAACAACACCAAACCAGGTCTGAATGATCCCGCCGTCAGAAAAGCGATCGCTTATGCCATTCCGTACAACGAAATGCTCAAGAAGGCATACTTCGGATATGGAAGCCAGGCTCATCCTTCTATGGTCATAGACTTGTTTGAACCTTACAAGCAGTACATAGACTACGACCTTGCAAAGAAGACTTTCGAAACAGAAGATGGAAGGGTGCCATTCGATCTCGAGATGGCTAGCAAGATCCTGGACGAAGCGGGGTATAAAAAAGGACCAGATGGTGTGAGAGTAGGTCCTGATGGAACAAAACTCGGACCGTATACGATCTCTGTTCCGTATGGATGGACAGACTGGATGATGATGTGTGAGATGATCGCGAAGAACCTGAGAAGCATCGGAATCGATGTGAAAACAGAATTCCCAGACTACTCTGTCTGGGCTGACAGAATGACAAAAGGAACCTTTGACCTCATCATCTCTTGGAGCGTTGGACCTAGCTTCGATCATCCGTTCAATATCTACAGG
- a CDS encoding ROK family transcriptional regulator: MNKKLNPRSMKRENKRMILRYLIESGPHSRTEIAEKTGLAQSAIWRITEELMNEGLIEEKGMATGRRRRAVTYGPTRSFVTAIIYNVEVLETLVAVGFLDGAWRIVERFSTPKSFEKFKQRVFSSYENILKTHTLNESITKVVFSLPGIVNTKKKFLIHAPNLGWRDVDFREEFKNLEMDILVENDSNLSLLAEEFFSQDVKDSSVSFFLYFGEGIGGAISVNRKIVRGENFAAGEIGHVVLDISSDKEVEDFLSISRLVAEVEKQTSLRGEFLEEKFRHLKRLWFSGEERVRKIMENYLRCVAVVLKNVIYFLNPGVIVLGGIVNDLWETFGSFIKRELDRITEKEIAFVVIRDTIFKEVPPSLVGGNIYVIEEFLKNVN, encoded by the coding sequence GTGAACAAAAAACTCAATCCCAGATCTATGAAACGAGAAAACAAAAGAATGATCTTGAGGTATCTGATAGAAAGCGGTCCACACAGTAGAACAGAGATCGCAGAAAAGACAGGTCTTGCTCAGAGTGCGATATGGAGAATTACCGAGGAATTGATGAACGAAGGATTGATCGAGGAAAAGGGAATGGCAACTGGTCGGAGAAGGCGAGCTGTAACCTATGGACCAACAAGATCATTCGTTACAGCGATCATATACAACGTGGAGGTCCTTGAAACGCTTGTGGCTGTCGGTTTTTTGGATGGTGCCTGGAGGATTGTTGAGAGGTTTTCCACTCCAAAAAGCTTCGAAAAATTCAAGCAAAGAGTGTTTTCCTCTTACGAAAACATTCTTAAAACTCATACGTTGAACGAGAGTATCACGAAGGTGGTTTTCTCCCTTCCAGGAATCGTGAACACCAAAAAGAAATTTTTGATCCACGCCCCCAACCTTGGCTGGAGAGATGTCGATTTTCGAGAAGAATTCAAAAATTTGGAAATGGACATCCTGGTGGAAAACGATTCGAACCTTTCTTTGCTCGCCGAAGAGTTCTTTTCTCAAGACGTGAAAGACTCCAGTGTTTCATTCTTTCTCTACTTTGGTGAAGGTATAGGAGGAGCGATTTCTGTCAACAGGAAAATCGTCAGAGGCGAGAATTTCGCTGCAGGTGAAATTGGTCACGTCGTCTTGGATATCTCAAGTGACAAAGAAGTGGAAGATTTCCTCTCCATATCGAGGCTCGTCGCCGAAGTGGAAAAACAGACAAGCCTTCGGGGAGAGTTTCTTGAGGAGAAGTTTCGCCATCTCAAGAGATTGTGGTTTTCTGGAGAAGAGCGCGTAAGAAAAATCATGGAAAATTATCTTCGCTGTGTGGCAGTTGTCCTAAAAAACGTGATCTACTTTTTGAACCCGGGTGTGATCGTTCTTGGAGGAATCGTGAACGACCTGTGGGAAACGTTTGGCTCCTTCATAAAAAGAGAGCTCGACAGAATTACAGAAAAAGAGATAGCGTTCGTTGTAATAAGGGACACCATCTTTAAGGAAGTGCCTCCTTCGCTGGTTGGAGGGAATATTTACGTGATCGAAGAATTTTTGAAGAATGTGAATTAA